The Micromonospora sp. M71_S20 genome has a window encoding:
- a CDS encoding DUF456 domain-containing protein, with the protein MSLTDSEAAVAVLAGLAILAGLAGVVVPGLPALPLCWGGVLVWAIFGGAGPGRWAVLAAATVVAAGGTVVKYAWPGRNLKRTGVPTSSLLAGGLLGLVGFFVIPVIGLVLGFVGGVWAAERLRLGDSRLAWPATKQAVAAAGLSMLVEFLAGLLVAALWVAGLLLT; encoded by the coding sequence ATGAGCCTGACGGACAGCGAGGCGGCGGTCGCCGTACTCGCCGGGTTGGCGATCCTCGCCGGGCTCGCCGGGGTGGTGGTGCCCGGCCTGCCGGCGCTGCCGCTGTGCTGGGGCGGGGTGCTGGTCTGGGCGATCTTCGGCGGCGCCGGGCCCGGCCGCTGGGCGGTGCTCGCCGCCGCGACCGTCGTCGCCGCCGGCGGCACCGTCGTCAAGTACGCCTGGCCGGGGCGGAACCTGAAACGCACCGGGGTGCCCACCTCGTCGCTGCTCGCCGGTGGCCTGCTGGGGTTGGTCGGCTTCTTCGTGATCCCGGTGATCGGGCTGGTGCTCGGCTTCGTCGGCGGGGTGTGGGCGGCGGAGCGGCTGCGGCTGGGCGACTCCCGGCTGGCCTGGCCGGCGACGAAGCAGGCGGTCGCGGCGGCCGGCCTGTCCATGCTGGTCGAGTTCCTCGCCGGTCTGCTCGTCGCCGCGCTCTGG